The genomic region ACATGGAAGGCCTCTCGGCGCAGCGTCTCCTGCTGGGACTCGTGCTTGTACTTCTTCGCTCCCGCGTCGTACGGCCCCAACAGGGGTGCCGGATACTCGTAGGATTCGCGGTCCTTGCCCTGCCCGTCCTTGGCGCGTGCCTTCTTCGTCAGGTCCAGCGCCGGCTGCGTCCAGTCGAAGTCCCGCACCACCACGCTCGTGGTGTGCAGTTGCTGCGAAAAGTCGAAGTGCCGCAGCGCCTCGTCCTCGGCAGTGGACGCCTCGGGTCCCTTCACGGTGATGGGGCTGCCACCCACCGGCTCGCACGTGGGGCACTGCTCGTTGGCCTCCGCCAACACCAACTCCTCCTTCTCTCCGGTGTGTTCGAAGTAGAAGAAGATGCCCTCCTCCTCCATGAGCCGCAGCGCGAAGTCCAGGTCCGTCTCCCGGTACTGCACGCAGTACTCACGCGGCAGATACTCGCGCGTGAGCTCCAGCCGGACGGTGCGCTCGTAGGGCTGTAGCCCCTCGGAGAGCACCTCCTCCAGGATCTCCGGCACCGTCTTCTCCTGGAAGATGTAGGAATCCTTGCGCTGCGACAGCGCCCAGAGCGCCGGCACCACATGCACCCGCGCCAGCAGGTGCCCGGCCTTGGTGCCCGTGTGCTCCACCCGGTGGATGATGCCGCACAGGCGCCGTGAGGCCGCCTCGCGGGAGATGACCACCTCGGACGAGGAGCCCAACAGCCCGTCCACGTCCGCGCCCAGGTTCTCGTTGGCCAGATCCACCGTATACGCGTACAGCTCGGACAGCCCCTCGCGGGCGTGCAGCTCCACCACGCGCCAGGTTCCACCCGGATCCGCATTGGACTCGAAGCTGAAGCGGACCTTCTCCGCGGGCTTCAACCCGCCAGCGATGGCCTGTGCCACCTCGGACAGCGCCTCCACTCCCCCCAAGGCGCCCACCACGCGCTCGGCCACGTCACGCGCCTGCCGCGCCACCTGCCCCAATTGCTGCGTCGCCTGCTGCACCTCGGGGATCTGCCCCAAGGCCTGCTCGAGCTGGCGCACCTGCTTGACGGGGACCTGCCCTTCCCGGGCCTGGCGTACGGCCTCCTGGACCTCGCGAGCCACTTCCTGGCCCTGCTCCATACGGCGCAGGACATCGTCGGAATCCGACATTCAGAAGCCCCCCTCTGCAAATTCGCGGCGTCCCCCGCTTCATATCGCGTCAGACTGACGGACCGAAAGGAGCGTTCATGCGCCGGGTGTGCCCCTCTGTCCTCCTCGTGATGCTGTGGGTCGCCACGAGTGCCAGCGCGGCGGAGCCCACGCTCGTCTTCATGACGGACTTCGGTCAGCGCGACGACTCAGTGGCCATCTGCAAGGGTGTCATGCTCGGCCTAGAACCCCGGCTGCGGATCATCGACCTATCTCACGACGTCGAGCCCTTCTCCGTGCTGGACGGAGCGCGCTTCCTCGCGGGCACGGCGCCCTACTACCCCGAGGGCACGGTGTTCGTGTCGGTGATTGATCCGGGCGTGGGCAGCACGCGCAAGGCGTTGGTGGTGAAGACGAAGCGAGGGCAGTTCTTCGTGCTCCCGGACAACGGCCTCATCACCCTGGTGGAGCGCCAGCAGGGCGTGGCGGAGGCGCGCGTCATCACCCACCGCGACTGGCTCCACGGCGGAGCGCTCTCCTCCACCTTCCACGGCCGCGACGTCTTCGCCCCCGTGGGCGCGCGGCTCGCGCGTGGGGACGACTTCACCCAGGT from Hyalangium ruber harbors:
- a CDS encoding SAM hydrolase/SAM-dependent halogenase family protein, which gives rise to MRRVCPSVLLVMLWVATSASAAEPTLVFMTDFGQRDDSVAICKGVMLGLEPRLRIIDLSHDVEPFSVLDGARFLAGTAPYYPEGTVFVSVIDPGVGSTRKALVVKTKRGQFFVLPDNGLITLVERQQGVAEARVITHRDWLHGGALSSTFHGRDVFAPVGARLARGDDFTQVGPPVTDWVRLEIPEARLTDTALQGTVLAIEHPYGNLVTNADGALLAKLGYQRGDTAKVTFGKGRELRLPWVSTFSDVPVGKPLLYVDSRGRIAFAINQGSFAQAQGIRPLMPFVLRHK